The segment ctacaaatgttaactgagccagtggatttgaaacttgtcTATGTTTGGGTCtggtaaatgaattaaatacactaatgttcactactgttcacgagatgaaagttgaactcgtgtgtatacacagctatataatgtattttatcttaccaaatatgtaaatgtacaaactacttatttctcgaaaatgtttgcattattattattttttttatataggctatatattaaatatttacctcgtgagacttgggctgcgatttatcttcagaagtatccatttctcaattgtacatatacatcagtctgtttcatcgttattttcacaacatattttatcattttacacagtaaaaaatacgtgactaattttaatatctgtttaatctgataattaatgcaaaacaataacaatatatacatggctgctcatagacagataatgatttatgctgcatatctttcacaaacaaataaacagataaaaacgcacatgaatgcaaacagcgatcttttatttaaggcaaacctaccataattatattacgtttaattttatagttagttataaattatgttatcaaatcaagttaataaaacatgctttatcagaaatctctgtgcgtctgacagtcagaaacatttatcttacataacagaacaaaaccagctcttcgaaaatgaaaagtattgcatatttgagaggtttgtgtttgaaaaatgAAATCCCCGTGGACCTGACTGgacgctgatccgcataatcaacagaagaataacgcaatctccgcgttgtatcttgatgaatttccacacagaggtacgtaaaatatagggaggatgtttccccatgtttttgatataccactatccgctgttaaatttgaaaaacatttgaaaaacattgtGTCATAGACTGAAAAAAAACCCAGGTCTAAACAGGTGAAAAGTGATTGATTCAATCAGTGGGTTCAGGCAACTGAGCATTTGGTTCAGACAATATGGTTTAATGTTTTAGCaaatgagaaaaactgtaagatCGCTTCTTTAAATGCTTTCTGCTGGTGTTCTTCCTCTGTGCTCGTCGCGCTGAAACGAGCAGCGTTCTGCGCCATAGTGCGCCACCTGTCGGACCGGCGTTTAACTGAACGAAATAAAGTAATCCAACCTGCGAACAGTTTCACAATTTTTCTCTAcattgcaaaatgtattttttattttttcattgtaatGAATCACTTAGGAGTAATTGACTTCCTGTTTTATaggcattttaattaaaaaaatacgtAGTTTTGACCTGCAATGTAGATTATGCACAGAATATGCACATTCTCTTAGTGAAATGTTACGTCATATGTATGacagataaattatttaaaagaaaaacaaatactgGAACAATTTCGTTTTAAAAGATTTCTGTGATAAACTAAATCATTCTTAGTTAAAAGTTAAGAGCGCATTTGAAATGTTTGTCCTGTCGATCAGTTGTCAGGAGTGTCCGCCCACTGGTGGTCAGGATTAATCCCTGCGTGTTTACAGCGCGCTGTGTCTTCATTGCTCATGAGGAAGACTCCAGCAGCATGAAGAGCTGATCAAATCTGGTTTAGAGGTCTGTAACTCGGTAAGTGCATCAGATGTCACGGGGTTCATGTTAGTTCTTCATCCCTTTGGAGTTGAAATGTAAGGATTAGCCATAGTTAGCCAGAAAAGTTGGCCGAGTTAAGATCTAACTCTGCGTTTGCGTCTTTTTAGCGCTTCTTATCAGATATCTGATGGATTTaagtgatggatttgtttaatTAATGTCTAATTTCTTCTAATCGTAATCTTTGAAAGCTCTGCTGCTTCAGCTCgacgttattattattagcaagCACATAGCAAAGCTAAAACTCCCAGACGCTCCCACTCTCTCTCAGGGATGTTTTCAAAAGTTTCTAACTTACATGtggaaataatgaaaaatgatccGCATAGATTGGTTATGGGGATTATTAGGAGAACCTAAAATCTGGGCTTGAAATCTGCTGTACGTTAAGTGTCAATGAAACTTTGCTTGACGTGCTCACTAAAAGTCTTTGGTGATAAATATTAGTTACGGCATCTGCTCTTACTCAGACTTCTTCCATGGAAATTGCAGAAATCCTATCCTGTTGCTGGGCTCTTTTCATCAAACCCCAtcgataaataataaatatgtctgTGTCGGATCAGTTTCACAGCTCAGTGAAAGTTCACGAGAGGTCTGAAGCTTCAGTGTTTCCATACTGTCTTACTCTGTAAGCTCAGGAAGACACATTTGATAGTCAGTAGTTTTTGCGGATCTGCTATAAGTGATATATCATGATTTTAACACATATTGTTGCATTCAGGAATGTTTCTCAGATCGGTGTGTTGGGATCATGTGTTGTTTGTGCTCTTCAGGGTTGGAGGAGAGCTGGGATGGCCTCTAAACTGTTCGACAGACTTCGCCGTACGCTGTTTAAAGAAGGGGAGCTTCCTCCGGAGACGGACGGACACGGAGCAGATGACTTCCCAGAGAGCTCTGAGCTGGAGGACGATACAGACTGTGTGTCAGCACGACTCCGAGGAACCCTGTGCTTCGAGGGAGAAGGGGTCCTGGACTCTGAGGACGCAGGAGACGCTTCGGGGCCAGACAGCGACTCTGACTTCTTTGGGGAGTCCATAGATAATGCATGTAGCAGCACAGGTAGTCATCAATAACATGCGTGTTTTATGAAGCTGGAAGACTATATTACATATAGATGAATAGAAGAAATGAATTTGTATAGGTGAATTGAAGACCAGGATTCACGTTCAGAAGCTgttacagggatagttcacccaaaaatgaaaatgaatttacttGCTCCAAAAGTTATATTATTCGTCAAACGTTTAGGGTTTAGtttagattttgtaatgttttttaaagaagatttctatgcttaccaagactgcatttatttgattcaaatacagtaaaaacataaatattgtgcaatattggtgcaatttaaaatggcatttttgtgtgcgttaatatattttaaaaagtagtttaaatcCTGtgaatcaaagctgaattttcagcatcattatactccagtcttcagtgtcacatgatccttcagatatcattctacaataacatttacaataatgttttatGCAGCTGGGAAGCACTAAACCAATGTTTATACagtcttactgactccaaactttcaGCTTTACAGTATGCAATTATTATTGATCAGAGCTCAGCCCTTATAGTTCTTGAATCACATTCTCCATTCTGTGTATTCAAATTGATGTGTGGCCAAACAGACTGAAAAGCAGTGGTTTTTGGTTATTGTGAACTTTCCATATTAACTCTTTTCCAAACAAATGGcaaagacttcttttaaaagcaGCATGTGGTTTGGAGCAAGCTCTTCCTTTAAGCACACTCCGAACATATTTGATATGGTTCTTGTGAATttacaataatgtatttttaggCAGATTTCACTTCTTCTTTTTCGTTCTCTTGATTCTTCAGAGTTGCAGTTAATCTTGTCTTTGGTTTATAGAGACCAGCCCAATAGGGCCTTCCCCAAAAACCTCAAACATGATCACCAGACAACTACAAGAAAACTGGAGGAGCTCAAGAACTCGTTGCATTCCTGAAAAACTCATTTTTGAGGTGACTGATGCCAGTGTTGTGCATGAAACTAATTCCAAGTATGTGGTAAGTACACTAACCCCAACTGTGAACCATTTCGGTCAAGTTTCAGTTTTTATACCAACAGTCAAAGAAGCATTTCATATTTGGGAAAAGGACAAATTCAAGTGTTCACACTAAAGAATAGGTCTTGTCAAGTCTTGTAAAAATCTAAGTTGTAATCTGTaagaaaattaagaatttgtACTCTTTGTATAAATACTCTAAAACTTTCTCTATATTTaatctgtaaatatatatgtatatatatatatatatatatatatatatatatatatatatatattatttatttatttatatatatatatatatatttttttttttttgaatttagtACAgttatcttaccagaaaatgactttggtagaagttgaagtcaccgtTTGGAATAttagtatgtgatatttattgtacttaagtacaattttttttttttatcttaaacgtacttaagtattgaaagtaaaagtacaagtaaatggaaaagaaacaaaaataaagctcAGAGGGGATATtgatgcatttaaactgcagatacagttgtataaataggcctaatgttttgtttttaacataaaacgttgaatactgatatttgaaataatttaaaacaaaaaatagtcgaaatgtgaaattaaaaccacctgtaggtgacagcaagtgaatgttactgagtgaatcactgaatcatttattcaaccgattcgttcaaaaagctgattcattcagtaaataaacaccgtccattgctcagagatgcaaaacagtcctgtgatttttgtttggaactatttccattggcaaaattgagcaaaaacaagcaatattatgtctaaaatggaAGTCACTTATTGCTTTAATTGATTGCACgtcattacaacaacacttaccatatcaTTGCAGAGGATGCTGCATATCGGCCTTGACTTGAGTGGAAAAGTTAAATAATCTGCGGCTTGTTTTGCACCTGATCAAAGGTGTTTTAGGAGTCTAACTTGCAAACGCCAGACCAATGattcaaacctgctttcctgcagtctgtgttcttctgactattttgtagtaagtaacaaATATACTTAGGGAAATGTATctgagtaaaagtatacattttaattaggaaatgtagtagAGTAATAGTTAGCTGAAATATAAGAACTCAAGTAAAGAGCCACAGATATTACCCAAAAATACTTGAGGACTGTATCGGAAGTATTTTTACTTCACGTTACAATACTGGAAGTACAAGAGTGAGTGATGGTACGTCTCAGATCAGGCTTACACTCAGGTAAACAAACGTCAAATGTGAATGtgaggcatttttttttattattattacgatATCAGGACAGTTGTATCACCCTGACAATCTAGGCTTCATGccccccaaaaatataaaaattcaatttaattcagaaaattaaaaacctgctcatcgtttaaaaaaaaaaaaaaagtatatttaggTCAATGCATGTgtgaaatgtatgtatttttgaataaactattacatctggacaaaaaattcaaatataaatgtaagcGTCATGTCAAGCACCCATCTAACAGTTGCAggttatttgtttttctgatttcaCTCTTGTGGTCTTTCTCATCAGCTCTACACGATTCACGTCATCCATTCTGGGACGTTTGACAGAACTCCCGCTGTCATCACGCGGCGCTACACTGACTTCGAACGGCTGCACAGGCGCTTGCGTCGCCGTCACGGAGATGAAATGGATGGCGTGTTCTTCCCTCGCAAGAAGCTGCGCAAAAAACTTCGCCGCCGAGACCATTGCCAAGCGCAGCCGGGCGTTCGAGCAGTACCTGACCCACCTCCGCTCCCTTCCTGAACTACGGAGCACACCTACGTTCCTAGAGTTCTTCTACCTGGGGGATCTGCGCGCGGGGCAGATGCTGATGCGAGTGGGCCGCTACCAGGACGCCCTGGGCTCTCTCCTCAATGCTCTGCGACTCCAGGAGAAGTTAGGATGCCATCAGCTCCTGCAGCTCAACCAGCTCCAGCGGGTTCATTGGTTCTTCACGCTCTCCGCCTTGGTCACCTGTTTTCAAGAGCTAGACCAGCTCAGTGAGGCTCAGGAACACTGCGACCGAGCCCTGCAGGACCTAGCGCCTTCACAGGAGGCTTTGCAGCAGCACCAGTTGCACCCTCTGCTCATCCCGCTCCTCCAATCCAACGTCAGGCTGTCCTGGAAGATCTCGAAGGACAAGAGGCGCTGGGAGGCTCTTCTGCGGGAGATCCAGGAGCAGGGGATTGATGTCGGGAATCAGCTTAACCTGAAGGAGTTTCTGATCAAAGAGAGCATCGAGGACAGCGAGGGGCTGGTCAGGGCCAAGAGCAAAAGTGAAGATGTCCCGTAAGCATTCAGGagtaattttttttgcagttttgagGGATGTTTCTGAAATATGTGTGATATTACTAAGGAAACCTGTGGAATTAATTCAAACTATTATAATGCACAACACACCTATCACTTTGAAACACGCATGCATTTCATTGGCACATTTCAGTAGCGTATATTAtagccttatttttattttttttggtaacactttactataTAATTCAATTTGTTTACATTACTTAAAGGAATAAATACTCAAAAATACTCtactcgccctcaggccatcagagatgtagatgagtttgtttcttcatcagaactgatCTGTAGCATCACTTGTTCACCGGTGGATGCTCTGTagggaatgggtgccgtcagaatgagagtctaaacagctgatacaaacatcacaataatccacacaattcCAGTATAtcgattaatgtcttgtgaaggtattttaacattacaaacatgcagctttttgcttcataagacGTTTATTGAAGTCATGTGGATTTGGACTCTCATAGTGACGGACGCATTCACTgctaaataatgttacatttctctcATCTTGAATGGCCCAACAGTAATTCAGTTttgatatttgggtgaactattcctttaatgcattaCAAATTAATACTTTCAGCCAGCAATAATAgtgtaatatatgaaaataacattCAACTAGATTAGTAAATGCTATAAAAAGAATTATGGTTTATTATAAGTTCATGATAGCTCTAgtgaattaattaatgtttaaagattgaactttatttttgtattctataaAATAGTGAACTGGGTTTTGGTGTGACACAGAACTATTTGAACCACTTCATTCCTCATTGTCAGCTGTCCTGAGTTGCAGCCCAGTTTTAGATTGAGTAACCTTGAGCTACAGAAACCTCTCCACCTTCATTCCCTCTAGTGGACATTGGTAAGAATTAAGCGAGGCAGTCTAAACTCTTAACTGCTGTTTACACTCCGCTTTCTTGGACTGATTTTCCATTTCAGTGAAGAATGCAATTTGAAGGGAATTTCCTCTTTTGGTGTAAATTATGAATGAAATTGTCAAAGCCTTCAGATATTAATCTGTTTTTGTGATGGTGTAAACctcagttttaatttttgttttgttacagtGCTTTTTGGAGTACTTTTAAAACTTATGGTCACAGCAGTTTATTtagccagttaaaaaaaaaaaactctaaccgGCTTtttaggcctttttttttttttttgtctagcaTTTTTATTGAATGATTTTGAATACAGAGATAGAGAAAACACTATTATTCCACCAATACTCtatagttgttcattttaaaaatctaaatgttaaaatcTGAGCCTACATTTTTATACAATcttcacacatacatacatatatatatatttatatatatatacatacacacacaaacacacatatatttacatacacagagagagagagagagagagatggatatagatatatattttttaacaaattgttGTCCCTTGCATGCAAATTCAGATAATTTTGTAAAGTGGTTAAACCGATACCTGTTTTCCCCTCTCTGTTACCTACTAAAATTGAacttcaatatatttatttatgtgtttatttattgttgttgggCATAGTTGAATTATCAAAGTAATATACACTTCACAAAGCCAATTTCACAAATATTGTCATTTTATAGGTGCATTTTGGCAAACTAAAAGGCCTTTacattaaatggttttaattcaggttttgtatttcaaatGATGTTATGCACTGAAAGTGTTTTCAATAGGTCAATAAACTATTTTACATAACTCTAAGATGTACAGAATTTGTACTGCACTTTGCTAATGCAAAAGGTATTGTGTTACGTTCTCTCATTTCCTGTTCCTCAGTAAGTTTGGGTCAAAGACAAGAGCCATCTGTCtatgaattgtattatttatttattttagtaaattattatttagtcgtttagtttaatgtatatatttaaagaacCAGTCTCAGCTTCCAGGGGCTGATTGCATACactgcttagactagtcttaTTAGTTACTTATTACTTTTTGTCTGGTCCTAACTTGTATTAGTTTGAATACTAACTTGAATAAACTTGTAAGCTTGTACTAATTTGAATCCCTAAAGTAAGACATTAATATCTCTTGCCCATCTAGTGGTCACATGAAACTACAGGATTTCCTCGAGAAGCACATCTAGATAAAGCATGCATACGGTCCATTTGTATATTCTATACAGAGGGTCCAGTTCTCTTGAAATCTTATTGCGCTGCAAACATGCATGACTTCTGACAAATATTTCTATGTGCCTCATCCACAGAGGAAATGCCACTTCTTTTTTTCCTGTGCAACTGCTTCCATGGAGAAACGGAGGGGTTTCCATTGAGGTTTCTTCGggtaaaagtgaagtgaagtgaagtgaagtgaagtgaagtgacattcagccaagtatggtgacccatactcagaatttgtgctctgcatttaacccatccgaaatgcacacatacacagagcagtgaacacacacacacacactgtgagcacacacccggagcagtgggcagccatttatgctgcggcgcccggggagcagttgggggttcgatgccttgctcaagggcacctaagtcgtggtattgaaggtggagagaaaactgtacatgcactacccccacccacaattcctgccggccggagactagaacccacaacccttcgattgggagtccaaccctctaaccagtaggccacgacttccccaaatgaGTCAGATCAGCCCACACTCTGCCATAAAAGACTTGAAAGTTTAAACCATGTCTGGCATGATCGTACTGTAACTGTACATAATTAAAATCAAACTATCATGTGGCAAATAAAGTATCTTAGTTCATCCAAACTTAAGCAGcatacatttcaaatgtatttgcaTGGCTCTACCGCAGTCACGTGGCTTTTACAGATCAAGAGTTTTAAAAATGCACACACTTCTGGAACTGAGTGGCCATTAAGTAAAAATAGCATGCTCCTGAATGGGGTAACACATGTGCCAGCTGAGCAACTACCTTTATGATGCTAAAATGTACAGAGCTCTCTGCGGGATTACATTCACCTCCTTGGATAAAAACTGTTCATTACCCGATGGGACACACAGGCATCGTCAGATTGACAGTACTCTAGCCCAGTTTTGCAGGGAAATCTAGTGGGGGCAGACAGTCGTATTTCAGGGTGGCCGTGCCACTCTTTATAACAACTCTGCTAAAACTAGCTCCAGATGCGCTCTTATCGGCGCTCCTCCTGCTGGTGGCGACCGCTTTGCCTGTGTATATAACggtctgtgatgatgatgatgatgatgaagtatTCTAAAGGATTAAGAAGAACTGAATAGACTATTTTCTGTTGGGGAGTTCAGCAGACGTTTTGATCCAGCAACACTTTTATTTGTTTCGTTTGAAGTTTTGTGCCTCGCGCCTCTCTCCGCCCACCGGACCGGACTCGGCTCGCTCGTTCACGCGCCTCCAGCAGCAGACTCGAGTCTCGAGCTCATCATCGTGTGGTCGCAGGTCGAGAAGATGTCGGCTCGGTGCTGCTCGGTCAGTGTgctgtttctgtgtctgtctggatGTTTGACCACCACAGACGCGGCTCCAGGACGGGACTGCACAGGTGAGAAGATCCGTGTTCCTGTAGCTTCATTACGCCGCCCGAGGACAGGCATAAACTTACCTGACAAAACATCTCGGCATATTACAGTTTACAAACCTACAGTATAAAAGACGTCCAGTGTAAGGTGAACCGTGTACATTAGTTCAGATTAAATAGATACAtgctcagaaaaaaatatatttatgactattgtggatatatatatatatatatatatatatatatatatatatatatatatatatatatatatatatatatatatatatatatataaaactgtagaacaataatattaatattaacatggtaacgattttttttttactaggcaTGTATGTCATAATTCCTGGAAACAAATCCTTcgaaatgttttgtattttaactcCCTTATAATTAACTATAAAGGAGTTAATTGTAACTTGTAACTTTTTCAATAACTACAGACCATTTGTTCTTTAATAAAAGTCTGAAGCTTTTATTGTATTCAGTCCATTAACTCAAAATAAGTGTAAacgtagaaatatatatattagtttgttGATTTGAATCAAAATGCTTAAATAGTTTATAAATCTACTATTTATACCTAAACTGTGTCAGCTAGCTTCAAATACAAGGTGCTTTTACAACatacctgtttaaaaaaagttgtaaattgaagaatgattattaaaaaaatattatttcagtctaTCTACTTGAAAATTGCATATTTAATCCAACattacttgtgtttttgtgtctgtgtgtgtgttgtaatagtgaatattaatagaaaatgtatgaattaatattaattactaataGAAAACCATGGATACCAATTTATATTTTGTTCTTGAATTTACTGTTGTAACCAAATGTATGTGTTCAAAATAACTGTTATGTCATCCTTTCATTCTTAAAACTGAAGCAgataaatatgtgaaaatgttaGTAAAGTTTGAGACACGTAATGGAGAACCACTGACTTACAGATGCTGAGTCAAACTCTTGCATCACTCCCTGATCTCTCCTGTAATGCTGCTCTTCTGTAGAGGAGGGTCACTGTCCAGCGAAGCTGACGGTCGTGCCGTCCAGTCGGGGATGTGTTTCTGATAAAGACTGCTCTGGAGGACACAAATGCTGTGTCTTTGACTGCGGGGCTGTGTGTGTGCCGCCTGCTTTCAGTAAGAAACAGCAAATAACACATTGGTTTAAACTTACATTTCACTGAAAGGCTGAAATAGTTTATATTCAAGGCAATCAGCATGCAGTGCTATGGTGTCTCTGTCATGTGTCTGTATTACAGCAAAGCCGGGAGTGTGTCCACGCAGGAAATTTGGAGCAGGAATGTGTGCAGAGTTCTGTGTCAATGACAGTGACTGTCCAAACAGTGAGAAATGCTGCAGCAATGGATGTGGACATGATTGTATGGCTCCATATACAGgtgtgaatattatattatattatattatattatattatattatattatattatattatattatattattgagcTTTCTCATGgttttttataacaataattatataggctatatatatatatatatgtgtgtgtgtgtgtgtgtgtgtgtgtgtgtgtgtgtgtgtgtgtgtgtgtgtgcccctgtcttaagtcactggggaaTATTTTCAGCAATAGCCTAAAAaacaaattatagatttttcttttatgccaaaaatcattaggatattgagaaaagatcatgttgcatgaacatattttgtaaatttcctagcgtaaatatatcaaaacttaatttttgattagtaatatgcattgctaagaattcatttgggcaactttaaaggtgtttttctcagtatttcgatttttttgcaccctaagattccagattggaaaatattgtctgatcctaataaaccatacatcaatgaaaatattatttattcagctttcagatgatacataaatctcaatttaaaaaaaaagtacacttaagactggttttgtggttcagggtagCACACATATATATTCTTTCTGcctctttttgttttatattataataatacatattatttaatgttattacgTTGTTATACAGGTaggacattttattattattatttttgtttttttgagggtAGCTTTTGCATTGCCTTtcagtttgtgttttattttatttaataatttttacatattatatataatccAGTACTATTCCAGACAAAGAGTGGCTTTACAAAACgaataaacactaaataaaacTTACAGTACAATTCCCTCTGTAAGTAAAATGATGTTGCTTTGAGTGTTTGGTGCAGTGTATCTGAGACTGAGCACTGTTTGTGTCCATGCAGTGAAGCCGGGTCGATGTGCTCTCCCGAAGGGGACTCCAATGTGTGCAGAATACTGTTAccatgatggccagtgtcctgctgAACAGAAGTGTTGCCCAACCACCTGCGGTCATGCATGCAGTGAACCGTGCTGAATTAACCTAATGAAGGAGTCTTTGGTGGATTGATTTTGCATAATCATGCATACTTGATTTATTTAGCCATTTAGTGATTTATTCATAGAGGTTGTTTTCCTCATTTATAACCATCAACTAAACCTTATAGTTTCAGTAAACCTTCCAGTGGTTGTGTATTCTTGGCcacaaaataacaaagaaaattgCTTCATTGAAGAGTTGGTATTTTTGGTATGCCAGTGTTCGTTTGGCTGTTCTCTTCTCACATAACAGCTCATTGGCATCAGTGCTTAGGAATGTACAAGTTCCCCTCCCCGAGACCCAAACACAGGCACGTCTTGTAATGAAAGAGACCTCCGTTTCCATCCTCTCCAGGAGCCTGGCAGTAAAAAGGTCAAAGTATTTGTCAGCAAAAACATGACAGTGATGGAAAAGCTTTG is part of the Carassius auratus strain Wakin unplaced genomic scaffold, ASM336829v1 scaf_tig00035768, whole genome shotgun sequence genome and harbors:
- the LOC113082133 gene encoding perlwapin-like, producing the protein MSARCCSVSVLFLCLSGCLTTTDAAPGRDCTEEGHCPAKLTVVPSSRGCVSDKDCSGGHKCCVFDCGAVCVPPAFTKPGVCPRRKFGAGMCAEFCVNDSDCPNSEKCCSNGCGHDCMAPYTVKPGRCALPKGTPMCAEYCYHDGQCPAEQKCCPTTCGHACSEPC